A genomic region of Streptomyces rimosus contains the following coding sequences:
- a CDS encoding phage holin family protein translates to MSTADDGADRSLGQLVATATAEMSALVHDEIALAKAELRQDAKRAGIGSAAFLAAGALALFALPVLSFAAAYGIHNLGLGLAWSFLIVGGAFLVIALLLVLVAVAKLKKIKKPEKTITSAKETAAVLQNVKPHPRPATEDHPVLESVTRSSV, encoded by the coding sequence ATGAGCACAGCCGACGACGGCGCGGACCGCAGCCTCGGACAGCTGGTGGCCACGGCCACCGCCGAGATGTCCGCGCTGGTGCACGACGAAATCGCACTGGCCAAGGCCGAGCTGCGGCAGGACGCGAAGCGGGCCGGCATCGGCAGCGCCGCGTTCCTCGCGGCGGGCGCGCTCGCGCTGTTTGCGCTGCCGGTGCTGAGCTTCGCGGCCGCCTACGGCATCCACAATCTCGGGCTCGGCCTCGCCTGGTCCTTCCTGATCGTCGGCGGCGCCTTCCTGGTCATCGCCCTGCTGCTGGTGCTGGTGGCGGTGGCCAAGCTGAAGAAGATCAAGAAGCCGGAGAAGACCATCACCTCGGCCAAGGAGACCGCGGCCGTCCTGCAGAACGTCAAGCCGCATCCGCGTCCGGCCACCGAGGACCACCCGGTCCTGGAGTCTGTGACACGCTCCTCCGTATGA
- a CDS encoding alpha/beta fold hydrolase, with the protein MTAPDSSDAVVRPDGPWIHRDVAANGARFHIAEMGDGPLVLLLHGFPQFWWAWRHQLPALAEAGFRAVAMDLRGVGGSDRTPRGYDPANLALDITGVVRSLGEPDAALVGHDLGGYLAWTAAVMRPKLVRRLAVSSMPHPRRWRAAMLADFKQSRQSSHIWGFQQPWLPERRLVADDAALVGRLIRDWSGPQLPEDEDIDVYRRAMTIPSTAHCTVEPYRWMVRSMARPDGIQFNRRMKWPVRVPTLHLHGSLDPVVRTRSAAGSGEYVEAPYRWRLFDGLGHFPHEEDPVAFSTELINWLKDPEPDR; encoded by the coding sequence ATGACGGCTCCCGACAGTTCCGACGCGGTCGTACGTCCCGACGGGCCCTGGATCCACCGGGACGTGGCGGCCAACGGCGCGCGTTTCCACATCGCCGAGATGGGCGACGGCCCGCTGGTGCTGTTGCTGCACGGCTTCCCGCAGTTCTGGTGGGCCTGGCGGCATCAGCTCCCGGCGCTCGCCGAGGCGGGTTTCCGTGCGGTGGCGATGGACCTGCGGGGCGTGGGCGGCAGCGACCGTACGCCGCGCGGTTACGATCCGGCCAACCTGGCCCTGGACATCACCGGCGTCGTACGGTCCCTCGGCGAGCCGGACGCCGCGCTCGTCGGGCACGACCTCGGCGGCTACCTGGCATGGACGGCGGCTGTGATGCGGCCGAAGCTGGTGCGGCGGCTGGCGGTGTCCTCGATGCCGCACCCGCGGCGCTGGCGGGCGGCGATGCTCGCCGACTTCAAGCAGAGCAGGCAGAGCTCCCACATCTGGGGGTTCCAGCAGCCGTGGCTGCCCGAGCGCCGACTGGTGGCGGACGACGCCGCCCTGGTGGGGCGTCTGATCCGGGACTGGTCCGGGCCGCAGCTGCCCGAGGACGAGGACATCGACGTCTACCGGCGGGCGATGACGATCCCCTCGACGGCGCACTGCACGGTCGAGCCGTACCGCTGGATGGTGCGCTCGATGGCCCGGCCGGACGGCATCCAGTTCAACCGGCGCATGAAGTGGCCCGTACGGGTGCCGACGCTGCACCTGCACGGCTCGCTCGACCCGGTGGTGCGCACCCGCAGCGCGGCCGGCTCCGGGGAGTACGTGGAGGCCCCGTACCGCTGGCGGCTCTTCGACGGCCTCGGGCACTTCCCGCACGAGGAGGACCCGGTGGCGTTCTCCACCGAGCTGATCAACTGGCTGAAGGACCCGGAGCCCGACCGGTAG
- a CDS encoding MarP family serine protease: protein MNVLDIVLLAAAVWFAVVGYRQGFVVGILSVIGFLGGGLVAVYVLPVIWNEITDDATPGTFAAIAAVAIVIVCASVGQALTTHLGNKLRRYITWSPARALDATGGALVNVLAMLLVAWLIGSMLAQTSIPTLGKVVRNSKVLLGVTQVMPEEANNWFKDFQSVLKQNGFPQVFTPFSNEPIHAVPAPDPKLASSPVTARARKSIVKVVGTAPSCGKVLEGSGFVFAPHRVMTNAHVVGGVKEPTVQIGGEGRTYDAKVVLYDWQRDIAVLDVPSLSAPALRFAQDAAGTGKGAIVAGFPENGGYDVRAARIRSRIKADGPDIYHRGTVARDVYSLYATVRQGNSGGPLLTPNGEVYGVVFAKSLDDTNTGYALTADEIRSDITQGRTAERPVDSQGCAM from the coding sequence GTGAACGTGCTGGACATCGTGCTGTTGGCCGCCGCGGTGTGGTTCGCCGTCGTCGGCTACCGCCAGGGCTTCGTCGTCGGCATCCTCTCCGTGATCGGCTTCCTCGGAGGCGGCCTGGTCGCGGTCTATGTGCTGCCGGTGATCTGGAACGAGATCACCGACGACGCCACCCCGGGCACCTTCGCGGCGATCGCGGCGGTCGCCATCGTGATCGTGTGCGCCTCGGTGGGCCAGGCCCTCACCACCCACCTGGGCAACAAACTCCGGAGATACATCACCTGGTCACCGGCGCGCGCCCTGGACGCCACCGGCGGCGCGCTGGTCAACGTCCTGGCCATGCTGCTGGTCGCCTGGCTCATCGGCTCCATGCTGGCCCAGACCTCGATACCGACGCTGGGCAAGGTGGTCCGCAACTCCAAGGTGCTGCTCGGCGTCACCCAGGTGATGCCGGAGGAGGCGAACAACTGGTTCAAGGACTTCCAGTCGGTCCTCAAGCAGAACGGCTTCCCGCAGGTCTTCACGCCGTTCTCGAACGAGCCGATCCACGCGGTGCCCGCCCCGGACCCCAAGCTGGCCAGCAGCCCCGTCACGGCGCGGGCCCGCAAGAGCATCGTCAAGGTCGTCGGCACGGCCCCGAGCTGCGGCAAGGTCCTCGAAGGCAGCGGTTTCGTCTTCGCGCCGCACCGTGTGATGACCAACGCCCACGTGGTGGGAGGCGTCAAGGAGCCGACGGTCCAGATAGGCGGCGAGGGCCGTACGTACGACGCGAAGGTCGTCCTCTACGACTGGCAGCGCGACATCGCGGTGCTCGACGTGCCGTCGCTGTCCGCGCCCGCGCTGCGCTTCGCACAGGACGCCGCGGGCACCGGCAAGGGCGCCATCGTCGCCGGGTTCCCGGAGAACGGCGGCTACGACGTCCGCGCGGCCCGTATCCGCAGCCGCATCAAGGCCGACGGGCCGGACATCTACCACCGCGGCACGGTCGCCCGCGACGTCTACTCCCTGTACGCCACGGTCCGGCAGGGCAACTCCGGCGGCCCGCTGCTCACGCCGAACGGCGAGGTCTACGGAGTGGTCTTCGCCAAGTCCCTGGACGACACCAACACCGGCTACGCGCTCACCGCCGACGAGATCCGCTCGGACATCACCCAGGGGCGCACGGCCGAGCGGCCGGTGGACAGCCAGGGCTGCGCGATGTGA
- a CDS encoding NUDIX hydrolase, producing MTSAREQYAKTAAYETAVRTDGLPQWLAPVARAAATIEPHQLSRFLPPETGGRPSAVLVLFGHGDRGPELLLMERAGTLRSHAGQPSFPGGALDPEDGDPEGAGPVRAALREAWEETGLDPAGVQVFGVLPRLYIPVSGFVVTPVLGWWREPSPVGAVDEAETARVFTVPVADLTDPAHRVTTRHPSGHVGPAFLVEDALVWGFTAGVIDRILHYAGWELPWDRAKQVPLDRRA from the coding sequence ATGACGAGCGCACGGGAGCAGTACGCGAAGACCGCGGCGTATGAGACGGCGGTCCGCACCGACGGCCTGCCGCAGTGGCTGGCGCCGGTGGCCCGTGCCGCCGCCACGATCGAGCCCCACCAGCTCAGCCGGTTCCTGCCGCCCGAGACCGGCGGCCGGCCGTCCGCCGTACTGGTCCTGTTCGGGCACGGCGACCGCGGCCCCGAGCTGCTGCTCATGGAGCGCGCCGGCACCCTGCGCTCGCACGCCGGACAGCCCTCGTTCCCCGGCGGCGCCCTCGACCCCGAGGACGGCGACCCGGAGGGCGCGGGCCCGGTGCGCGCGGCGCTGCGCGAGGCGTGGGAGGAGACCGGCCTCGATCCGGCCGGCGTCCAGGTCTTCGGTGTGCTGCCGCGGCTGTACATCCCCGTCAGCGGGTTCGTCGTCACGCCCGTACTGGGCTGGTGGCGCGAGCCGAGTCCGGTCGGCGCGGTGGACGAGGCGGAGACGGCCCGGGTCTTCACGGTGCCCGTGGCGGATCTCACGGACCCCGCCCACCGGGTGACCACCCGCCACCCCAGCGGCCACGTCGGCCCCGCCTTCCTCGTCGAGGACGCGCTGGTCTGGGGTTTCACCGCGGGCGTGATTGACCGGATCCTGCACTACGCGGGGTGGGAGCTGCCATGGGACCGTGCCAAGCAGGTCCCGCTCGACCGGCGCGCGTGA
- the nth gene encoding endonuclease III, producing the protein MGEQAPAEAAKAAKTGERAKKATTRKKSAATATTGTSAAKQVAAKKAAAEPAVAKKTAAKKATAKKAAASKPAAGETAAKKAGVKKATAEQTAAEKTAATKTAAKKTAAGKTAAKKAPAKKAAAEKATAGKSAATKTAAKKTAPAKKAAKATKPAASTQPAAKQPAPKSPAKPESRAAMVRRARRMNRELAEVYPYAHPELDFRNSFELLVATVLSAQTTDLRVNQTTPALFAAYPTPEDMAAAEPERLEELIRPTGFFRAKAKSLLGLSTALRDRFDGEVPGRLEDLVTLPGVGRKTANVVLGNAFGVPGITVDTHFGRLVRRFRWTEQQDPEKVEAEIAEIFPKSEWTMLSHRVVFHGRRVCHSRKPACGACPIAHDCPSYGEGELDPEKAKKLLKYEMGGQPGQRLRPPADYPGQPAPPLAGR; encoded by the coding sequence GTGGGCGAACAGGCGCCCGCCGAGGCCGCGAAGGCGGCGAAAACCGGGGAAAGAGCGAAAAAGGCGACGACACGGAAGAAGTCCGCCGCAACGGCTACGACTGGGACCTCTGCCGCCAAGCAGGTCGCTGCGAAGAAGGCGGCGGCGGAACCGGCTGTCGCGAAGAAGACCGCGGCCAAGAAGGCGACTGCCAAGAAGGCGGCAGCGTCGAAGCCTGCGGCCGGGGAGACCGCGGCTAAGAAGGCCGGGGTCAAGAAGGCGACTGCCGAGCAGACGGCCGCCGAGAAGACGGCGGCGACGAAGACTGCGGCCAAGAAGACTGCGGCTGGGAAGACCGCGGCCAAGAAGGCCCCCGCCAAGAAGGCAGCCGCCGAGAAGGCCACTGCCGGAAAGTCGGCTGCCACGAAGACGGCCGCCAAGAAGACCGCCCCCGCCAAGAAGGCCGCCAAGGCCACCAAGCCCGCAGCCTCCACGCAGCCCGCCGCCAAACAGCCCGCCCCCAAGTCCCCCGCCAAGCCCGAGTCCCGTGCGGCCATGGTGCGCCGTGCCCGCCGGATGAACCGCGAGCTGGCCGAGGTCTATCCGTACGCCCATCCCGAGCTGGACTTCCGCAACTCCTTCGAGCTGCTCGTCGCCACGGTCCTGTCCGCGCAGACCACCGACCTGCGGGTCAACCAGACCACCCCCGCCCTGTTCGCCGCCTATCCCACTCCGGAGGACATGGCCGCCGCCGAGCCCGAGCGGCTGGAGGAGCTGATCCGGCCGACCGGCTTCTTCCGGGCCAAGGCCAAGTCGCTGCTCGGCCTCTCCACGGCGCTACGGGACCGTTTCGACGGCGAGGTCCCCGGCCGCCTGGAGGACCTGGTGACGCTGCCGGGCGTCGGCCGCAAGACCGCCAATGTCGTCCTGGGCAATGCCTTCGGCGTCCCGGGGATCACGGTCGACACCCACTTCGGCCGGCTGGTCCGCCGCTTCCGCTGGACCGAGCAGCAGGACCCGGAGAAGGTCGAGGCGGAGATCGCCGAGATCTTCCCCAAGAGCGAGTGGACGATGCTCTCGCACCGCGTGGTCTTCCACGGCCGCCGCGTCTGCCATTCCCGCAAGCCCGCCTGCGGCGCCTGCCCCATCGCCCACGACTGCCCGTCGTACGGCGAGGGCGAGCTGGACCCGGAGAAGGCGAAGAAGCTGCTCAAGTACGAGATGGGCGGCCAGCCGGGCCAGCGGCTGCGGCCCCCGGCCGACTATCCGGGACAGCCCGCGCCCCCGCTGGCGGGCCGGTGA
- a CDS encoding Crp/Fnr family transcriptional regulator, translated as MDDVLRRAPLFAALDDEQAAELRASMGEVTLARGDALFHEGDPGDRLYVVTEGKVKLHRTSPDGRENMLAVLGPGELIGELSLFDPGPRTATATALTEVKLLGLGHGDLQPWLNARPEVATALLRAVARRLRKTNDQMSDLVFSDVPGRVARALLDLSRRFGVQSEEGIHVVHDLTQEELAQLVGASRETVNKALADFAGRGWLRLEARAVILLDVERLAKRSR; from the coding sequence GTGGACGACGTTCTGCGGCGCGCACCGCTCTTCGCGGCGCTCGATGACGAGCAGGCGGCCGAGCTGCGCGCCTCGATGGGAGAGGTCACGCTCGCCCGCGGCGACGCCCTGTTCCACGAAGGGGACCCGGGCGACCGCCTGTACGTGGTCACCGAGGGCAAGGTCAAGCTGCACCGCACCTCCCCCGACGGACGGGAGAACATGCTCGCCGTCCTCGGCCCCGGTGAGCTGATCGGCGAGCTCTCCCTCTTCGACCCGGGCCCGCGTACCGCCACCGCCACCGCACTCACCGAGGTCAAGCTGCTGGGCCTGGGCCACGGCGACCTCCAGCCCTGGCTGAACGCCCGCCCGGAGGTCGCGACCGCCCTGCTGCGCGCCGTCGCGCGCCGCCTGCGCAAGACCAACGACCAGATGTCCGACCTGGTCTTCTCCGACGTGCCGGGCCGTGTCGCCCGCGCGCTCCTGGACCTGTCGCGCCGCTTCGGCGTGCAGTCCGAGGAGGGCATCCACGTCGTGCACGACCTCACGCAGGAGGAGCTGGCCCAGCTCGTCGGCGCCTCGCGCGAGACGGTCAACAAGGCCCTCGCGGACTTCGCCGGCCGCGGCTGGCTGCGCCTGGAGGCGCGCGCGGTGATCCTGCTGGACGTGGAGCGCCTGGCGAAGCGTTCGCGCTGA
- a CDS encoding agmatine deiminase family protein encodes MNRPRRLLSRRRLLGLGGLGALAGTGLAYAAWSPGASGSPGATAPTAASGPARMPAEWGPHAATYLAWPPADSPWKDQAPAVQRDIARLARTLAEYEPVVLLAAPEEKAQARAGCGTSVEIVPIPVDDLWIRDTGPVFVTRPATSPGPGRAGVDLHFNGWGGKQRHPRDAGVARGLLGHAGIARIDAGIVAEGGSVEVDGEGTLLATESSLVNPNRNPGRTRAEIERELCRVLGVSRVVWLAGVRGEDITDCHVDTIARFVEPGVVALNRPWKGDGPDVWTRVYEQARGVLMKARDARGRRLEIVEVEEPDPYAIGDRGPAFLASYLNYYVANGVVVLPRFGDRRADDRAAGVLRELHPGREIRQVSIDAVGEGGGGVHCATQQVPWVA; translated from the coding sequence ATGAACCGACCACGACGCCTTCTGTCGCGCCGCAGGCTGCTGGGGCTCGGCGGCCTGGGAGCGCTGGCGGGTACGGGCCTCGCGTACGCCGCGTGGTCGCCCGGGGCCTCCGGCAGTCCCGGGGCCACCGCGCCGACCGCCGCGTCCGGTCCCGCCCGGATGCCTGCCGAGTGGGGTCCCCATGCCGCCACGTACCTCGCCTGGCCGCCGGCCGACTCCCCCTGGAAGGACCAGGCCCCCGCCGTGCAGCGCGACATCGCCCGACTGGCGCGCACGCTCGCCGAGTACGAGCCGGTCGTGCTGCTGGCCGCCCCGGAGGAGAAGGCGCAGGCCCGCGCGGGGTGCGGTACGTCCGTGGAGATCGTGCCGATACCGGTCGATGACCTGTGGATACGCGATACCGGTCCGGTCTTCGTCACCCGGCCGGCTACGTCACCGGGGCCCGGCCGCGCGGGCGTCGACCTCCACTTCAACGGGTGGGGCGGCAAGCAGCGCCACCCGCGCGATGCCGGGGTGGCCCGCGGGCTGCTGGGCCACGCGGGGATCGCCCGTATCGATGCCGGGATCGTCGCCGAGGGCGGCTCCGTGGAGGTCGACGGTGAGGGAACCCTGCTCGCCACCGAGAGTTCGCTGGTCAACCCGAACCGCAACCCCGGCAGGACGCGGGCGGAGATCGAGCGGGAGCTGTGCCGCGTCCTTGGCGTGTCCCGGGTGGTCTGGCTCGCGGGCGTGCGCGGCGAGGACATCACCGACTGCCACGTCGACACCATCGCCCGCTTCGTGGAGCCGGGCGTGGTCGCCCTGAACCGCCCCTGGAAGGGGGACGGCCCGGACGTCTGGACACGGGTGTACGAGCAGGCCCGTGGCGTCCTCATGAAGGCGCGGGACGCCCGGGGCAGGCGGCTGGAGATCGTCGAGGTGGAGGAGCCCGACCCGTACGCGATCGGCGACCGGGGCCCGGCGTTCCTGGCCTCGTACCTGAACTACTACGTGGCGAACGGCGTGGTGGTCCTGCCGCGCTTCGGCGACCGGCGGGCCGACGACCGGGCCGCCGGGGTGCTGCGCGAGCTGCATCCCGGCCGGGAGATCCGGCAGGTGTCGATCGACGCGGTCGGGGAGGGTGGGGGCGGCGTTCACTGCGCTACGCAGCAGGTGCCGTGGGTGGCGTGA
- a CDS encoding TetR/AcrR family transcriptional regulator — protein MSERRVQILEAATRTIARNGVRGLRVEEIAAEAGVSTGLIYYHFGGRAELLRRTLDFIGERAERHTTPDPETVRLAGPRAQLEEMLLRELQDTPEMVENSTAWGEFQSSAVFDTGLREQLREATRQWTDDLADLVREAQAAGTADRDAPVADVAERLTALVEGLSTRWLSGSVPLDRARELLRGGIERELGPATDDDPA, from the coding sequence GTGTCCGAGCGCCGAGTACAGATCCTGGAAGCCGCGACCCGCACCATCGCGCGAAACGGCGTACGCGGCCTGCGGGTGGAGGAGATCGCCGCCGAGGCCGGGGTGTCCACCGGGCTGATCTACTACCACTTCGGCGGGCGCGCCGAACTGCTGCGCCGCACCCTCGACTTCATCGGCGAACGCGCCGAACGCCACACCACGCCGGACCCGGAGACGGTGCGCCTCGCGGGCCCGCGCGCCCAGTTGGAAGAGATGCTGCTGCGCGAGCTCCAGGACACCCCCGAGATGGTGGAGAACAGCACCGCCTGGGGCGAGTTCCAGTCCAGCGCCGTCTTCGACACCGGACTGCGGGAGCAGTTGCGCGAGGCGACCCGGCAGTGGACCGACGACCTGGCCGACCTCGTACGGGAAGCCCAGGCCGCGGGCACGGCCGACCGCGACGCCCCGGTGGCCGACGTGGCCGAACGGCTCACCGCGCTGGTGGAAGGGCTCAGCACCCGCTGGCTGAGCGGTTCGGTGCCGCTGGACCGCGCCCGCGAGCTGCTGCGCGGAGGGATCGAGCGGGAGCTGGGGCCCGCGACGGACGACGATCCTGCTTAG
- a CDS encoding MBL fold metallo-hydrolase — protein MTYAAALPGQPRGGAIAGPATDRARCVLAPNPSPMTLDGTNTWIVAEPDADLAVVIDPGPLDETHLKAVVDAAEQAGKRIGLTLLTHGHPDHAEGAARFAELTGTAVRALDPALRLGDEGLAAGDVITTGGLELRVVPTPGHTADSLSFHLPADAAVLTGDTILGRGTTVVAHPDGRLGDYLDSLRRLRSLTVDDGVTTVLPGHGPVLNDAQGAVEFYLAHRANRLAQVETAVEAGHRTPSEVVASVYADVDRTLWPAAELSVRAQLDYLGEHGLI, from the coding sequence ATGACGTACGCAGCCGCCCTCCCCGGCCAGCCCCGCGGCGGGGCCATCGCCGGGCCCGCCACCGACCGCGCCCGGTGCGTGCTCGCGCCGAACCCGTCCCCGATGACCCTGGACGGCACCAACACCTGGATCGTCGCCGAGCCCGACGCGGACCTGGCGGTCGTCATCGACCCGGGCCCGCTGGACGAGACCCACCTCAAGGCCGTCGTGGACGCCGCCGAACAGGCCGGGAAGCGCATCGGCCTGACCCTGCTGACGCATGGTCACCCGGACCACGCCGAGGGCGCCGCGCGGTTCGCGGAGCTGACCGGCACGGCCGTACGGGCGCTGGACCCGGCGCTGCGCCTCGGCGACGAGGGGCTGGCGGCCGGTGACGTGATCACCACCGGCGGCCTGGAGCTGCGCGTCGTACCGACCCCCGGCCACACCGCAGACTCGCTCTCCTTCCACCTCCCGGCCGACGCCGCCGTCCTGACCGGCGACACGATCCTGGGCCGCGGCACCACCGTCGTCGCGCACCCGGACGGCCGCCTCGGCGACTACCTCGACTCGCTGCGGCGGCTGCGCTCGCTGACGGTCGACGACGGCGTGACGACCGTGCTCCCCGGCCACGGCCCCGTGCTGAACGACGCGCAGGGCGCGGTCGAGTTCTACCTCGCGCACCGCGCCAACCGGCTGGCCCAGGTGGAGACGGCGGTCGAGGCCGGTCACCGGACGCCGTCGGAGGTCGTGGCGAGCGTGTACGCGGACGTGGACCGCACGCTGTGGCCGGCGGCGGAGTTGTCGGTGCGGGCGCAGTTGGATTACTTGGGGGAGCACGGGTTGATCTGA
- a CDS encoding NUDIX hydrolase, whose protein sequence is MSSTPNGQWYPPEWPDRIRALAQGELTPAAPRRAATVLLLRDTGTGGPAVHMLRRRASMAFAGGAYAYPGGSVDARDERPVAWAGPSRAEWAARLGFGTGEEAAAQAVVCAAVRETFEEAGVLLAGASADTVVADTTGGDWEADRAALVARELSFADFLDRRGLVLRSDLLGAWARWITPEFEPRRYDTWFFVAALPAGQRCRNASTEADRTVWIRPAEAAAGYDRGELLMMPPTISTLRSLEPYGSAAEALAAAGGRDLAPVLARAEVRGGEIVLSWPGHDEFTKHVASGHADPEHIASAERPDASVPSRTTPPPMPPPTTTGEPTA, encoded by the coding sequence ATGTCGTCGACCCCCAACGGCCAGTGGTATCCGCCGGAATGGCCGGACCGCATCCGGGCCCTCGCGCAGGGCGAGCTGACCCCCGCGGCGCCCCGCCGGGCCGCGACCGTCCTGCTGCTGCGGGACACCGGCACCGGCGGCCCGGCCGTCCACATGCTGCGCAGACGCGCCTCGATGGCCTTCGCGGGCGGCGCGTACGCCTACCCCGGCGGGTCCGTCGACGCGCGGGACGAACGGCCGGTGGCCTGGGCCGGGCCCTCGCGGGCCGAGTGGGCCGCCCGGCTCGGCTTCGGGACCGGGGAGGAGGCCGCGGCGCAGGCCGTGGTCTGCGCGGCCGTCCGGGAGACGTTCGAGGAGGCGGGCGTGCTGCTCGCCGGGGCCTCGGCGGACACCGTGGTCGCGGACACGACGGGGGGCGACTGGGAGGCGGACCGCGCGGCGCTGGTCGCCCGCGAACTGTCCTTCGCCGACTTCCTGGACCGCCGCGGCCTCGTCCTGCGCAGCGACCTGCTGGGCGCCTGGGCGCGCTGGATCACCCCGGAGTTCGAGCCGCGCCGCTACGACACCTGGTTCTTCGTGGCCGCCCTGCCCGCCGGACAGCGCTGCCGGAACGCGTCCACCGAGGCCGACCGTACGGTGTGGATCCGCCCCGCCGAAGCCGCCGCCGGCTACGACCGCGGCGAACTGCTGATGATGCCGCCGACCATCTCCACGCTGCGCAGCCTGGAGCCGTACGGGAGCGCCGCCGAAGCCCTCGCCGCGGCCGGCGGGCGGGACCTGGCGCCCGTTCTCGCGCGGGCCGAGGTCAGGGGCGGCGAGATCGTCCTGAGCTGGCCGGGGCACGACGAGTTCACCAAGCACGTCGCCTCCGGGCACGCCGACCCCGAGCACATCGCCTCCGCCGAGCGCCCGGACGCCTCGGTCCCATCCCGGACCACGCCCCCGCCCATGCCCCCGCCCACGACCACGGGAGAGCCCACCGCATGA
- a CDS encoding RidA family protein: MSAVEDKLAELGLKLPQVVPPLAAYQPAVRSGAYVHTSGQLPMVDGALPAAGKVGAEVSPEQAKELAATCALNALAAVKSVIGDLDKIVRVVKVVGFVASAPGFTGQPGVINGASELLGEVLGDKGVHARSAVGVAVLPIDAPVEVEMQVEVAD; the protein is encoded by the coding sequence ATGAGCGCGGTGGAGGACAAGCTCGCCGAGCTGGGCCTGAAGCTGCCCCAGGTGGTGCCGCCGCTGGCCGCGTACCAGCCCGCGGTGCGCTCGGGCGCGTACGTCCACACCTCCGGCCAGCTGCCGATGGTGGACGGCGCGCTGCCGGCCGCCGGCAAGGTGGGCGCCGAGGTCAGCCCGGAGCAGGCCAAGGAGCTGGCCGCGACCTGCGCGCTGAACGCGCTGGCCGCCGTGAAGTCCGTGATCGGCGACCTCGACAAGATCGTCCGGGTCGTCAAGGTCGTCGGCTTCGTCGCCTCGGCCCCCGGCTTCACCGGGCAGCCCGGCGTCATCAACGGCGCCAGCGAGCTGCTGGGCGAGGTGCTGGGCGACAAGGGCGTGCACGCCCGCTCCGCGGTGGGCGTGGCCGTGCTGCCGATCGACGCGCCGGTCGAGGTCGAGATGCAGGTCGAGGTCGCGGACTGA
- a CDS encoding DUF4177 domain-containing protein → MTKWEYVTVPLLVHATKQILDTWGEDGWELVQVVPGPNNPEQLVAYLKREKQA, encoded by the coding sequence ATGACCAAGTGGGAATACGTGACCGTGCCGCTGCTGGTGCACGCGACCAAGCAGATTCTGGACACCTGGGGCGAGGACGGCTGGGAGCTGGTCCAGGTCGTGCCGGGCCCGAACAACCCGGAGCAGCTGGTGGCCTACCTGAAGCGGGAGAAGCAGGCATGA
- a CDS encoding ArsA family ATPase: MSRLHVVSGKGGTGKTTVAAALALALATEGRRTLLVEVEGRQGIAQVFETEALPYEERKIAVAPGPGGGDVYALAIDAERALLDYLQMFYKLGGAGRALKKLGAIDFATTIAPGLRDVLLTGKACEAVRRKDKRGRFVYDAVVMDAPPTGRITRFLNVNDEVAGLAKIGPIHNQAQAVMRVLKSPETAVHLVTLLEEMPVQETVDGIAELRAAGLPVGGVVINMTRPEVLDNGEVDIAANGARTGIAEALAGAGLGGGRRGAAGVAWADRLIDPLLEEAREHAQRVDLERAEHAELAGLGLPTYELELLPEGVDLAGLYRLARDLRKQGPI, encoded by the coding sequence GTGAGCAGGCTCCATGTCGTCAGCGGCAAGGGCGGTACCGGCAAGACCACGGTCGCCGCTGCCCTCGCCCTCGCCCTGGCCACCGAGGGTCGCCGTACCCTCCTGGTCGAGGTCGAGGGCCGGCAGGGCATTGCCCAGGTGTTCGAGACCGAGGCGCTTCCGTACGAGGAGCGCAAGATCGCGGTAGCTCCGGGACCAGGAGGAGGGGACGTTTATGCACTGGCCATCGACGCCGAGCGCGCCCTGCTGGACTACCTCCAGATGTTCTACAAGCTCGGCGGCGCCGGCCGCGCCCTGAAGAAGCTCGGCGCGATCGACTTCGCCACCACCATCGCCCCCGGCCTGCGGGACGTCCTGCTGACCGGCAAGGCGTGCGAGGCGGTGCGCCGCAAGGACAAACGCGGGCGCTTCGTGTACGACGCCGTCGTCATGGACGCCCCGCCCACCGGCCGCATCACCCGCTTCCTGAACGTGAACGACGAGGTCGCGGGACTGGCGAAGATCGGCCCGATCCACAACCAGGCCCAGGCCGTGATGCGGGTGCTGAAATCCCCCGAGACGGCCGTCCACCTGGTGACGCTGCTGGAGGAGATGCCCGTCCAGGAGACGGTGGACGGCATCGCGGAACTGCGCGCGGCCGGTCTGCCGGTGGGCGGCGTGGTGATCAACATGACCCGGCCCGAGGTACTGGACAACGGCGAGGTGGACATCGCCGCCAACGGCGCCCGTACCGGCATCGCCGAGGCGCTCGCCGGGGCCGGTCTGGGCGGGGGCCGCCGCGGCGCGGCCGGCGTGGCCTGGGCCGACCGGCTCATCGACCCGCTCCTCGAAGAGGCCCGCGAGCACGCCCAGCGCGTCGACCTGGAGCGCGCCGAACACGCCGAGCTGGCCGGACTCGGCCTGCCCACCTACGAGTTGGAGCTGCTCCCGGAGGGAGTGGACCTCGCCGGGCTGTACCGGCTGGCGAGGGACCTGCGGAAACAGGGGCCCATATGA